Proteins encoded together in one Triticum dicoccoides isolate Atlit2015 ecotype Zavitan chromosome 7B, WEW_v2.0, whole genome shotgun sequence window:
- the LOC119338691 gene encoding BTB/POZ and MATH domain-containing protein 1-like, whose protein sequence is MVVDSIFADFRLDPRSDVHLSQTLRAGEHVLRIGCHPRGTGHRSDGDLSVALRLQSKSRSVKAEFEAFLTGGDDGAPPLKAKRSTFTQEKTSDDDGDGVDVHGWFHFMRSDVDSLFAAHSAATLVCGAVLVRGDDPVPVPASDIGDHLGRLLDRADGSDVSFSVAGETFRAHRAVLAAHSPVFRAELFGSMAEAAMPCITLHDIEPSTFRVLLRFVYTDRLPTDEELPSSLETTELFQRVLAAADRYDLGRLKFLCAHKLWESVSVETVATTLGYAEMHNCPELKKRCLDFFMADKNFKKVVVTDGYFWLIQRFPSIIYDIRAPVDET, encoded by the coding sequence ATGGTGGTGGACTCCATTTTCGCAGACTTCAGGCTTGACCCGAGAAGCGACGTCCATCTCTCCCAAACCCTCCGCGCAGGGGAGCACGTCCTGCGCATAGGATGCCACCCGCGCGGTACGGGGCACAGGTCCGACGGCGACCTCTCCGTCGCCCTGCGGCTGCAGAGCAAATCCAGGAGCGTCAAGGCCGAATTCGAGGCCTTCCTGACGGGCGGAGACGACGGCGCACCACCGCTCAAGGCAAAGCGGTCCACGTTTACGCAGGAGAAGACctccgacgacgacggcgacggcgtcgaCGTCCATGGCTGGTTCCATTTCATGCGGAGTGACGTGGACTCGCTTTTCGCGGCGCACAGCGCGGCCACGCTGGTGTGCGGGGCCGTGCTTGTGCGCGGCGACGACCCCGTCCCCGTCCCGGCGTCCGACATAGGCGACCACCTCGGGCGCCTGCTCGACCGCGCCGACGGCTCGGACGTCTCCTTCTCGGTCGCCGGCGAGACGTTCCGCGCGCACCGGGCCGTCCTCGCCGCCCACTCGCCGGTGTTCAGGGCGGAGCTCTTCGGGTCCATGGCGGAGGCCGCGATGCCATGCATCACCCTGCACGACATCGAGCCGTCGACGTTCCGAGTTCTGCTTCGGTTCGTGTACACCGACCGGCTGCCGACGGACGAGGAGCTTCCAAGCTCTTTGGAGACGACCGAGCTGTTCCAGCGCGTGCTTGCGGCGGCTGACCGGTACGATCTGGGTAGACTGAAGTTCCTCTGCGCTCACAAGTTGTGGGAGAGCGTGTCGGTGGAGACGGTCGCTACTACCTTGGGTTACGCTGAAATGCACAACTGCCCGGAGCTGAAGAAGAGGTGCCTCGACTTCTTCATGGCGGACAAGAACTTCAAGAAGGTGGTGGTGACCGACGGCTACTTCTGGCTGATCCAACGCTTCCCCTCCATTATTTACGATATAAGAGCACCGGTTGATGAGACTTGA